In the genome of Parus major isolate Abel chromosome 3, Parus_major1.1, whole genome shotgun sequence, the window GTGGGAAAGGCCTTTTGCCACAGGTTGGGGTTTAGGTTAACCTTCCTTGACCTGCAGTCAATTAAAGAGCATACGAAGTACAaagttttttcccagttctaGTGTCATACATGGTCATGTCAACTGGTTGCAGTCTGAACAGCTTcagttcatttttaatttaaaatctctgatcaaaaaaagtaataaaacagtattttttcatacagaaacCATTGCCTTTTCAAATAAAGAACATATCAGTATTTCATATCTACCACAAAatgccacattttaaaaaggtggcttgactttttttttctcttttttgcatTCCAAGTTAAACATGTGGCACACATTTGTGTTACTTAAAACATTAAGTTTGGTATCTGTTAAATCATCTGTGGTTGAAATTCCTGGGACTAATACAGTGCCACAGCTTCCTTACACTGTGTATTGCACCAGAAATGAAAGGCTGCGATGGAGGCGTTCTTCCTATACTTCTTAAACACAGGAAATAGTTGGTttaacatgaaaacaaatgcagcTAAACTATGTTGCCAGCGATGTTTATACCTCAGTATCAtcccagaggagaaaaagccaCAAATGACAGAAAAGGCTCCAGCCCAGGTTGCAACTATGTGTAAACACACAACCAACACTAATGTCCCATTACAACACTCTTGTcgagaatattttaaaaatccaggtGTAAAAACTTTTTTCTCAGATTGGGGATTGGCACAAACATAATCCAGAGATTATCCTTTATAGCAGCTTTTACTTTTGTGTGCTTGGCTTTtcacacaaagcacagcaaacaTGAGAAGAATTACAACTGAGTTAAAACCAGCTCATGATcttgagagcagagcagagcaaagggcAAGTCCCTTTTCTCCGCAGACACAAGAGAGTGGGTCTCCTCTGTCAATGGGAGTTGTGGATCTACCACCCAACTCCCCCCTCAGGAagccagagccaggctggccaCCTTACAGTGGGAGGGAACCCTCCTGGTCCCCGGTTTTGTCCAGCCTCTCAGGCAGGGTAAGCACGAAGGGTAGGAGGACACCCTTGACATCTAAGGGAGCTTTAAGAAGCTCCCTGTCAAAGGTGCCCTTGAGCCCACCATCTGCTTCCACCTCACCGTCCTGGGCTAGGCTGAAGCGAAGGGTGCCAGTCCGGTTGACGCAGTAGATGGTGTTGCCCAAGGGGGCACAGCGGAAGGGCTGGATGGGGCCACCACTGGGCCGCAGGCTGGCGCACTGGCTCCAGCACTTGGCCACTGTGTTGTACCGGAAAACTTCAACACCACCGCTTGTCCCGCCGCCTGCACCCTGCTCCCCACCACGGCCACTGCTCACATCGAAGCGGTAGATGAAACTCTTGAAGGCCACCATGTCAGCAGAGCGCCGGCGGCTGCTGTTGTAAGGGCACTCCTGCCACTCGTCACGCTTGGGATCATATTTGAGCAGGCGATAGAAGAGGGAGCCTCCTGACACATAGATCTCCCCGTTGCAAGTGGTGGCCTCATGAGCCACAGCGAAGGCACCCTTGGGCAGAGGTGCCACAGGGCTCCAGCGGTCGGCCCGTGGGTCGTACCTTTCCACAGTGAAGAGGCACTCGCCCCCAACAGCATAGAGGTAACCATCCAGGGCCAACAGCTTGAGCTGCGAGCGGGGCTGAGCCAGCGGCCGCACCTGGCTCCAGGTGTCGGTCAGGGGGTTGTAGCAGAAGACCTTGTCGGAAAGGCGGGCCCTGGGTTCGCTGCCCACCGGCCCTGTCACAATGCCCCCTGCCAGGAAGAGGTAGTTGTGGAGGACACACATGGCGCAGCCCTTGGCATTGGCCTCCTCGGGCAGGCGCGTCAGCACCCTCCACTCGCCGCTGGCTTCCTGGTAGCAGTGAATGAGGGAGCCACTCTCCTCCAGCGACACAACCGAGGAGGGACTCTGTGGCCGACTGCTCTCGCGGCTCTGCGGCCGGCTGCCACCACCCGGCCGCTCGAAGGCGTCGCTGACCTCGGCCACCAGCAAGCAGGGCCGCCCGGCATCCATGCGCTGCTGCAGGATGAGGTCCCGCTCAGCGCCACTGAGGCGGCCGTAAACGCTGGGCTCCCGCAGCACCTCCAGGTAATGGTCGCTCATGAAGCGATAGGCAGCCTCCCGCAGCTCGGCCAGCCGCTGCTTCTTGgccaggcagaggagctggtaGCAGTTGCCGAGGCAGAGCTGGGCGCGCATGGCCTCGGCGGCACagtgcagggcacagggcaTCTGGAGGACGCGGGCGCCGCTCACCACCTCAGCCAGGTTGTCGTGCCGCACCTCGCCCATGCGGGCCGTGTACACGTAGTCGATGAGCAGCCGCAGCGCCCCGTAGCTCACCCCCTTCACCCGCAGGACGTCCCGTGAGGCGCGGGCACGAAAATAGTCACTCTTGGCTGCCAGCACGGACTTGTGCGCCCGAATGCGGCGGCCCGACACCTCGATCACCAGGTCGGGCTCCTCCGGCGGCCGGTCCCGAGGCCCCACcacctcctcatcctcctcctccggCTGGCAGGCGGCGTTGTTGATCTCCCACTGGCTCTGCACCACCCGGCCGCCGGCCGAGGGCGGCTGCGGCTCGGCAGCGGCGGCGCTGAAGCAGAGGGAGGAGCTGAAGCCGCAGGGGGCGGCCGGCgtgggcggcggcggcggcgggggagCGCCGTTCGCGGCCccgctctcctcctcctccggaGCCGCACCGCTACCCTCCATGGAGCCGCGCTACCTGCGGCGGCGCCGCGCCTGGTCCGTGCGGAGCGCTGCCGGCCGCCGAGGCGCGGCCATCACCTGCGGGACAGACCCAAGAGCGCTCAGCATCCGCGCCTTCCTCCGCTCCCTCGGCTGCTTCCCCCCACCCCGCCTCTCAGGATTAGTATTCGGGGCCGCCGCTCTCGCAGGCGGGGCCGTCTCTGGTTTCCGGGGCTAAACCGCGgcttctcctttccctggggGATCCACCCTGCAGCTCGGCCGCCTCCCGCTGCTAATTGCACTATAGCTCAGCCCCCGAAAACCTGAAGTCTATTGGTGGGACGGGGGATCGCCCCGATGTTGCACCTCAACAGCCTGAAAAGCAATTCTGGTTTTCCCGTTGCTCTCCAGAAATTTTAAGCAGTCTGCAGGCACTGCAGTCCTTTTCATGACACCTGGTCCCTACGTTGCGCTGGGTGATGAGCAAAAATCTCCTTTAACGGCAGACACTTACAAGTACTATCATAATGTATTCACCTTGTGCAATTATTTCAGTGGAAGGCTGAGGGTGCAGTCTCTTCTGGAAGGCGATTCCCCACTAGCCAAGTTTGCCTTTGCATGACCTTCGGGAAATCTTCTTCGTATCAGTACTCCTCATATGCATTCCCCCTGTTTAAAACAAAGTGTAAAAagattagtatttttaaaatcgATATATGCTCTTTTTAGTCAGAAGTTTGAGTGCGTTTAAGTTATGTCTCCTTTAATAATATATCTAGAGTATCTTAAAGACACTGTAAGTATGCTAATAATCCTAGGTGTTTATGAAACACatggaagtattttttctgtacttGGGATGAGCAATCTCACATTTGTGTAGCAGCATATGTAGCTGCAAAGCATCAGCAAAGTGTTAATCAGACTTAATAAGATTGCTTCATGTCTTTATTCAAAGATTTATAGCTTCTGTTAATAAAAAGTAGAAGcgaggaaaaagaaaatcacaataGATAATTAGAACATGCAGTCTCCTGTGGGAAAAGGCAGGATACAGGGAAGGCATAGCTGTAAGTAGGTTAGTCCATGTCAGCACAATCACCACTCAGTTGTACCTTCATTTCATAAATATAGTTTTTAGAATTTAATGGCATGCCATTTCTTTGCCTCATGTTTGTTTATGAATTTCCCAGACTTGGAACCAAGCATCAAAACTTGGTTTAAGTTTTCATGAGTGATGCATAAGAATTGTTTAAATGTACTTAGTATAATTTAATAAGTATCTGCATCCCTGATGCTATTTTTAAGGAGgttattaatttctattaaaatccCTTTTGTCAGTTTTTTCACAGTCCTCAAGGAACATTCATTTCTATGTAAAGTATGCATTATGGCTTCCTTTCAGCAGACATGATTCATTTACCCTGTTAAATTAGCATTAGGGAGATctaactttttaatatttttttttttactgaaagcaTAATTGTAAGTGACATTGTCTGGAAACCCCTGATGCAGACAGGAAATCTAGAAGCTCATACTTGCAATGCAAACTTAC includes:
- the KBTBD11 gene encoding kelch repeat and BTB domain-containing protein 11 → MEGSGAAPEEEESGAANGAPPPPPPPTPAAPCGFSSSLCFSAAAAEPQPPSAGGRVVQSQWEINNAACQPEEEDEEVVGPRDRPPEEPDLVIEVSGRRIRAHKSVLAAKSDYFRARASRDVLRVKGVSYGALRLLIDYVYTARMGEVRHDNLAEVVSGARVLQMPCALHCAAEAMRAQLCLGNCYQLLCLAKKQRLAELREAAYRFMSDHYLEVLREPSVYGRLSGAERDLILQQRMDAGRPCLLVAEVSDAFERPGGGSRPQSRESSRPQSPSSVVSLEESGSLIHCYQEASGEWRVLTRLPEEANAKGCAMCVLHNYLFLAGGIVTGPVGSEPRARLSDKVFCYNPLTDTWSQVRPLAQPRSQLKLLALDGYLYAVGGECLFTVERYDPRADRWSPVAPLPKGAFAVAHEATTCNGEIYVSGGSLFYRLLKYDPKRDEWQECPYNSSRRRSADMVAFKSFIYRFDVSSGRGGEQGAGGGTSGGVEVFRYNTVAKCWSQCASLRPSGGPIQPFRCAPLGNTIYCVNRTGTLRFSLAQDGEVEADGGLKGTFDRELLKAPLDVKGVLLPFVLTLPERLDKTGDQEGSLPL